One region of Cheilinus undulatus linkage group 4, ASM1832078v1, whole genome shotgun sequence genomic DNA includes:
- the LOC121508445 gene encoding LIM and calponin homology domains-containing protein 1-like isoform X2, which produces MASPVAGRDVPNAPTRDESERLEPNHPEPACQEAQKWIEAVTGKSFGEKDFRSGLENGILLCELLSAIKPGLVKKINRLPTPIAGLDNLSVFLRGCEELGLRGSQLFDPGDLQDTSIRANLRDSDCNRKLKNVLNTVFWLGKAASGCASYSGPTLNLKEFEGLLAQMKVESEDGDSPQKRSVRDSGYDCWDSERSESLSPPRHTRDNSLDSLDSFGSRSQHSPSPDVVNRGNSDGRGSDSEADAPSRRPDVRKDDMLARRTASSEARSSIPFNQFLPNRANACSYIPTPRRKQHTEEGEQRSHNHATPEQSKRTGAHHKTPKTVTWAPENNEEKQEEEKVTQEVLEQRRLQKLQKAGIKVLPASVRYSSPPSIEEQEVRSPSPNIILRCENDFLSAQKPAWDSFSDGEEEAQVRKIPDVHKDDLATRRANRGTVAPKVHQFVPPPVCSSKDRERWEGIRRASQQTLQEKEISEKEAVPDIITRRDNPFLNPAPYRKEEEDEEEEEEEGKVNVMPNKQKDDLAQRRAQSRPLPHKDGPLSFVSTSMSQSDMQKWERLKITEPSEASPAPVCQACLEKNYGSPFSGSAKAARGHSKVVTFGGVTEIEQPIETATSSEGEETELLRRLLSKATVAMPSIGLGSRLSEREGSQVEGTDAHQSLSSVDLQPYACETLHTPAELDARLAQYEQRTEEDDDEEEEERIPDLQKDDMMARRTGVFHKQSAATVTYNRFLPLPASQRCKQGEAVTDAAPRSKKEVLAARSKILNVRVEQQQPRVPMETPKPQPDTTVIRATSLREREYDNDDDEYDENEPVPDLEKDDMMARRTSLTQKPTTARTNQFLPVPGSVKYNVAPVSAMKPFPQNKPKLTEKTARESIVTLAAEPQTPSSKAQILPKRAGLREKQLEEERKQEGANFKTSVTEDSESLCAPLRPLPPSPAAAAPQACKAEAEMEQKRVEERVEEKMEKKESNLNEEWRKKPFWLDDDDDLPPMMMSRRVAFMSEDTESVSMGDILNEEEGGHLPPLSQSRYERMHEQYNNFVEEEDHWRDDLARWKNRRRSASQELIKKEEERKRLEKRLKDERSESNKRKSIKTYKEIVEEKERREAELCEAYRNAATPEEAAMVLERYALRFTISDATLDSLKLPRSTSKPKQDPGHKTLPVTETEASEPALMTDQSYTKSDKMKLDLTAQQDTSDSLSSTTPTPSSPLTPLTNSELVPPKSLQLHEPQTATTESPNTHQKQAAAEDAKLQTIHTPPQNTQVQPAHTLPSPSSVSPRPVPLIAAKPYCQPRSTQAGHKPVKLDGLVRMNGEVTEDISATTPSTPSAPTPQEMEVDPQKQTEREISSEQTATGQEAVEQTPPLQTQTPPKQTQTPQTPPKQPPPPQKTPSQTQTPQTQTPQTPPKQPPPPQTQPLQTTPPQIQTPQAPPKEPSQTQPLQTTPPQKQTPQAPPKEPPQTQPMQTPPQETPPKQTPPPKAEKTTSSSASAISSLIGGRNCIITTTIVTELTQTVVEPLHPDTQSNGQVNGAAVFSARSEEETKAQPATSPNSIQDYSPTVTEGLEESSVSIETPMLNLAKRVNHWVWDPNEERKRLERWQQEQERLLQEQYEKEQEKLKKEWEKAQIEVEEEERKHNEEERKILEETVTPLNPTGLLNQQADQTGPTLPSHENEKKESKAPYQLNGQRIPTANEDQHASKLHFFQESPCDEEPSKKQELCKTASLDRNPQLNQPQIVKRSESQDAVTNKQQPSPSTRQPPSPSRCVSGKRLCSGCSQPLGKGAAMIIDTLGLFFHIQCFKCGVCKGQLGDATAGTDVRIRNGLLSCHECYIASRGRGQPTTL; this is translated from the exons GCTGTCACAGGGAAGAGCTTCGGAGAGAAGGACTTCCGCAGCGGATTGGAGAACGGCATTCTGTTATGCGA GCTGCTGAGTGCAATCAAACCAGGGCTGGTCAAGAAGATCAACAGACTGCCCACCCCCATCGCTGGGCTG GACAACCTGTCAGTCTTCCTGCGGGGCTGTGAGGAGTTGGGCCTGAGGGGCTCACAGCTGTTTGACCCCGGAGACTTACAAGACACTTCCATACGAGCTAATCTCAGGGACTCAGACTGCAACCGCAAACTCAAAAAT GTGCTGAACACAGTGTTCTGGCTCGGGAAAGCTGCCAGCGGCTGCGCCTCCTACAGCGGTCCTACTCTCAACCTCAAGGAGTTTGAAGGGCTTCTCGCTCAAATGAAGGTG gAGAGTGAAGACGGAGACAGTCCACAGAAACGCAGCGTTAGAGACAGCGGCTACGACTGTTGGGACTCTGAGAGGAGCGAGTCTCTTTCTCCACCACGGCACACCCGAGACAACTCCCTAGACAG tttggacTCCTTTGGATCCCGATCACAGCACAGCCCCTCTCCTGATGTGGTGAATCGGGGCAACAGTGATG GGCGAGGCAGCGACTCAGAGGCTGACGCCCCCAGCAGGAGGCCAGATGTGCGTAAGGATGACATGTTGGCCAGACGGACGGCCAGCAGTGAAGCGAGAAGCTCCATTCCCTTCAACCAGTTTCTTCCCAACCGAGCCAACGCCTGCTCCTACATACCAACGCCGCGACGGAAACAGCATACCGAGGAGGGAGAACAGCGGAG TCACAATCACGCCACTCCAGAGCAGAGCAAACGAACCGGAGCTCACCATAAAACCCCCAAGACTGTCACTTGGGCACCTGAGAACAATGAGGAAaaacaggaagaggagaaggTGACACAAGAAGTGTTGGAGCAGAGGAGGCTGCAGAAGCTGCAGAAGGCAGGGATCAAAGTTCTGCCTGCTTCTGTTCGCTACAGCAG CCCTCCATCAATAGAGGAACAGGAGGTGAGGTCACCATCCCCAAACATCATCCTTCGGTGCGAGAATGACTTTTTGAGTGCACAGAAACCTGCGTGGGACTCTTTCTCTGACGGGGAAGAGGAGGCACAGGTGCGGAAAATTCCTGATGTCCACAAAGATGATCTGGCGACAAGAAGAGCTAATCGTGGCACCGTGGCTCCAAAAGTGCATCAGTTTGTTCCTCCACCTGTGTGTAGCAGCAAAGACAGAGAGCGCTGGGAAGGCATACGGCGAGCCTCACAGCAAACCCTGCAGGAGAAGGAGATCAG TGAGAAGGAAGCAGTCCCTGACATCATTACACGCAGAGACAACCCCTTCCTTAACCCTGCCCCTTACCgaaaggaagaggaggatgaggaggaagaggaagaagagggaaaGGTTAATGTGATGCCTAATAAGCAGAAAGATGACCTGGCTCAAAGGCGAGCTCAAAGTAGGCCCCTCCCCCACAAGGACGGGCCATTGAGCTTTGTGTCAACCTCCATGAGCCAGTCTGACATGCAGAAGTGGGAGAGGCTCAAGATCACTGAACCCAG TGAGGCTAGCCCGGCCCCTGTGTGTCAGGCTTGTCTGGAGAAAAATTATGGAAGCCCTTTCAGCGGATCAGCAAAGGCTGCACGAGGTCACAGCAAAGTTGTGACCTTTGGGGGCGTGACTGAGATCGAGCAGCCAATAGAAACTGCTACCTCAAGTGAAGGGGAGGAGACGGAGTTGCTAAGACGACTCCTTTCCAAGGCAACTGTAGCTATGCCTTCCATTGGCCTGGGCTCCCGGCTTTCAGAGCGGGAAGGCAG CCAGGTAGAAGGAACTGATGCACATCAAAGCCTCTCCTCTGTTGACCTTCAACCCTATGCATGTGAAACCCTTCACACTCCTGCTGAGCTGGATGCACGACTGGCTCAGTATGAACAGAGGAcagaggaggatgatgatgaggaggaagaggagaggatcCCTGATCTACAGAAAGATGACATGATGGCAAGGAGGACTGGAGTTTTCCATAAACAAAGCGCTGCCACAGTGACTTACAACCGTTTCCTGCCCCTGCCCGCCTCCCAGCGCTGCAAACAAGGCGAGGCCGTCACTGATGCTGCTCCACGGAGCAAGAAAGAAGTGCTGGCGGCAAGGAGCAAGATATTGAATGTTAG AGTTGAGCAACAGCAACCCAGAGTGCCCATGGAAACACCTAAACCTCAGCCTGACACAACTGTAATCAGAGCGACGTCTCTCAGGGAGCGTGAATACGACAATGACGATGATGAGTATGATGAAAACGAGCCTGTGCCTGACCTGGAGAAGGATGACATGATGGCTCGAAGGACAAGCTTGACTCAAAAACCAACTACAGCCAGAACAAATCAGTTTCTCCCTGTACCTGGATCAGTGAAGTATAATGTCGCCCCTGTGTCTGCTATGAAGCCATTTCCTCAAAACAAACCTAAACTCACAGAGAAGACGGCTAGAGAAAG CATCGTTACCTTGGCAGCAGAACCTCAGACTCCATCATCCAAAGCCCAGATTCTCCCAAAGCGTGCAGGACTGAGAGAGAAGCAGTTGGAAGAGGAAAGAAAGCAAGAAGGAGCAAACTTTAAAACTTCAGTCACAGAGGATTCTGAGTCCCTCTGTGCTCCCCTGCGCCCTCTTCCACCcagtcctgctgctgctgctccccAGGCTTGTAAAGCAGAGGCAGAGATGGAGCAgaagagagtggaggagagagttGAGGAAAAGATGGAGAAGAAAGAGAGCAATTTAAATGAAGAATGGCGAAAAAAACCTTTCTGgctggatgatgatgatgatctgCCACCCATGAT GATGAGCCGGCGAGTTGCTTTTATGTCTGAGGACACTGA GAGCGTTAGCATGGGGGACATCCTGAACGAGGAAGAAGGGGGACATTTACCACCTCTGAGCCAATCACGATATGAGCGCATGCACGAGCAGTACAACAACTTTGTGGAAGAGGAGGACCACTGGAGAGAT GACTTGGCTCGTTGGAAGAATCGCCGTCGCAGCGCATCACAGGAACTGAtcaagaaagaagaggagaggaagaggttGGAAAAAAGGTTGAAGGATGAAAGGAGTGAGAGCAACAAGAGGAAAAGTATCAAGACCTACAAAGAGATTGTGGAAGAAAA AGAGCGGAGAGAGGCAGAGCTGTGTGAAGCCTACAGGAATGCAGCAACCCCAGAGGAGGCCGCCATGGTTTTAGAACGCTACGCTCTCCGCTTCACAATCAGTGACGCTACACTGGATAGCCTGAAACTGCCCAGATCCACATCAAAACCCAAACAGGACCCAGGGCACAAAACATTACCTGTTACTGAGACAGAAGCATCAGAACCAGCTCTTATGACAGACCAGAGCTACACAAAATCTGACAAGATGAAGCTGGACTTAACTGCTCAACAGGACACATCAGATTCTCTTTCCTCCACCACCCCGACACCTAGCAGCCCCCTCACCCCACTCACAAACTCAGAACTTGTGCCACCTAAATCACTACAGCTCCATGAACCTCAAACGGCAACCACAGAATCTCCAAATACGCATCAGAAACAAGCAGCTGCTGAGGATGCAAAGCTACAGACAATACACACTCCACCACAAAATACACAAGTGCAGCCTGCACATACACTCCCCTCCCCTTCATCTGTATCCCCCAGACCTGTCCCCCTGATCGCAGCTAAACCGTACTGTCAGCCCAGGAGCACACAGGCTGGACACAAACCTGTCAAG TTGGATGGGCTGGTGCGGATGAACGGAGAGGTGACAGAGGATATATCAGCAACCACCCCATCTACCCCCTCAGCACCCACCCCACAGGAGATGGAAGTAGATCCccagaaacagacagagagagagatttcCTCCGAGCAGACTGCGACCGGTCAGGAAGCAGTGGAGCAGACGCCACCTCTACAGACACAGACACCACCAAAGCAGACACAAACTCCACAGACACCACCAAAGCAGCCACCACCTCCACAGAAAACGCCTTCACAGACACAAACTCCACAGACACAAACTCCACAGACACCACCAAAGCAGCCACCACCTCCGCAGACACAACCTCTACAGACAACTCCTCCACAGATACAAACTCCACAGGCTCCACCGAAGGAGCCATCACAGACACAACCTCTACAGACAACTCCTCCACAGAAACAAACTCCACAGGCTCCACCAAAGGAGCCACCACAGACACAACCTATGCAGACCCCACCTCAGGAGACACCGCCTAAGCAGACACCGCCAcctaaagcagaaaaaacaacctCGTCTtcagcctctgccatcagctcTCTGATTGGAGGCCGTAACTGCATCATCACAACAACTATTGTGACGGAGCTCACACAGACTGTAGTGGAGCCTCTTCACCCAGACACTCAAAGCAACGGACAG GTCAACGGTGCAGCAGTATTTTCTGCAAGATCAGAGGAGGAAACAAAGGCTCAGCCAGCAACATCACCAAACAGCATCCAGGACTATTCTCCCACTGTCACAG AGGGACTAGAGGAGAGCAGTGTCTCT ATTGAGACCCCCATGTTGAACTTGGCTAAACGTGTAAATCACTGGGTCTGGGACCCCAATGAGGAGCGTAAACGCCTGGAAAGGTGGCAGCAGGAGCAGGAGCGCCTCCTACAG GAGCAATACGAGAAAGAACAGGAGAAGTTGAAGAAGGAGTGGGAGAAGGCACAGATCgaggtggaggaagaggagagaaagcaTAATGAAGAG GAGAGAAAGATCCTTGAGGAGACGGTGACCCCCCTCAACCCCACCGGCTTGTTAAACCAGCAGGCAGACCAGACAGGGCCGACTTTACCATctcatgaaaatgaaaagaaagaaagtaaaGCTCCCTACCAGCTTAACGGCCAAAGAATCCCTACAGCAAATGAGGATCAGCATGCTTCAAAGCTGCACTTTTTCCAGG AATCTCCGTGTGATGAGGAACCTTCAAAGAAACAGGAGTTGTGTAAGACGGCTTCTCTGGACCGCAACCCCCAGCTGAACCAGCCACAGATTGTCAAAAG atCTGAATCACAAGACGCtgtaacaaacaaacagcagcccTCGCCTTCAACACGCCAGCCTCCCTCACCCAGCAG GTGTGTTAGTGGGAAGAGACTCTGCTCTGGTTGTTCTCAGCCGCTGGGAAAGGGAGCTGCCATGATCATCGATACGCTGGGGCTGTTTTTCCACATACAGTGTTTCAAG TGTGGAGTGTGTAAAGGGCAGCTGGGTGACGCCACTGCAGGGACAGACGTACGGATTCGAAATGGATTGCTGAGCTGTCACGAGTGCTACATTGCATCTCGGG GTAGAGGTCAGCCCACCACACTATGA
- the LOC121508445 gene encoding LIM and calponin homology domains-containing protein 1-like isoform X3 — protein sequence MASPVAGRDVPNAPTRDESERLEPNHPEPACQEAQKWIEAVTGKSFGEKDFRSGLENGILLCELLSAIKPGLVKKINRLPTPIAGLDNLSVFLRGCEELGLRGSQLFDPGDLQDTSIRANLRDSDCNRKLKNVLNTVFWLGKAASGCASYSGPTLNLKEFEGLLAQMKVESEDGDSPQKRSVRDSGYDCWDSERSESLSPPRHTRDNSLDSLDSFGSRSQHSPSPDVVNRGNSDGRGSDSEADAPSRRPDVRKDDMLARRTASSEARSSIPFNQFLPNRANACSYIPTPRRKQHTEEGEQRSHNHATPEQSKRTGAHHKTPKTVTWAPENNEEKQEEEKVTQEVLEQRRLQKLQKAGIKVLPASVRYSSPPSIEEQEVRSPSPNIILRCENDFLSAQKPAWDSFSDGEEEAQVRKIPDVHKDDLATRRANRGTVAPKVHQFVPPPVCSSKDRERWEGIRRASQQTLQEKEISEKEAVPDIITRRDNPFLNPAPYRKEEEDEEEEEEEGKVNVMPNKQKDDLAQRRAQSRPLPHKDGPLSFVSTSMSQSDMQKWERLKITEPSEASPAPVCQACLEKNYGSPFSGSAKAARGHSKVVTFGGVTEIEQPIETATSSEGEETELLRRLLSKATVAMPSIGLGSRLSEREGSQVEGTDAHQSLSSVDLQPYACETLHTPAELDARLAQYEQRTEEDDDEEEEERIPDLQKDDMMARRTGVFHKQSAATVTYNRFLPLPASQRCKQGEAVTDAAPRSKKEVLAARSKILNVRVEQQQPRVPMETPKPQPDTTVIRATSLREREYDNDDDEYDENEPVPDLEKDDMMARRTSLTQKPTTARTNQFLPVPGSVKYNVAPVSAMKPFPQNKPKLTEKTARESSIVTLAAEPQTPSSKAQILPKRAGLREKQLEEERKQEGANFKTSVTEDSESLCAPLRPLPPSPAAAAPQACKAEAEMEQKRVEERVEEKMEKKESNLNEEWRKKPFWLDDDDDLPPMMMSRRVAFMSEDTESVSMGDILNEEEGGHLPPLSQSRYERMHEQYNNFVEEEDHWRDDLARWKNRRRSASQELIKKEEERKRLEKRLKDERSESNKRKSIKTYKEIVEEKERREAELCEAYRNAATPEEAAMVLERYALRFTISDATLDSLKLPRSTSKPKQDPGHKTLPVTETEASEPALMTDQSYTKSDKMKLDLTAQQDTSDSLSSTTPTPSSPLTPLTNSELVPPKSLQLHEPQTATTESPNTHQKQAAAEDAKLQTIHTPPQNTQVQPAHTLPSPSSVSPRPVPLIAAKPYCQPRSTQAGHKPVKLDGLVRMNGEVTEDISATTPSTPSAPTPQEMEVDPQKQTEREISSEQTATGQEAVEQTPPLQTQTPPKQTQTPQTPPKQPPPPQKTPSQTQTPQTQTPQTPPKQPPPPQTQPLQTTPPQIQTPQAPPKEPSQTQPLQTTPPQKQTPQAPPKEPPQTQPMQTPPQETPPKQTPPPKAEKTTSSSASAISSLIGGRNCIITTTIVTELTQTVVEPLHPDTQSNGQVNGAAVFSARSEEETKAQPATSPNSIQDYSPTVTEGLEESSVSEQYEKEQEKLKKEWEKAQIEVEEEERKHNEEERKILEETVTPLNPTGLLNQQADQTGPTLPSHENEKKESKAPYQLNGQRIPTANEDQHASKLHFFQESPCDEEPSKKQELCKTASLDRNPQLNQPQIVKRSESQDAVTNKQQPSPSTRQPPSPSRCVSGKRLCSGCSQPLGKGAAMIIDTLGLFFHIQCFKCGVCKGQLGDATAGTDVRIRNGLLSCHECYIASRGRGQPTTL from the exons GCTGTCACAGGGAAGAGCTTCGGAGAGAAGGACTTCCGCAGCGGATTGGAGAACGGCATTCTGTTATGCGA GCTGCTGAGTGCAATCAAACCAGGGCTGGTCAAGAAGATCAACAGACTGCCCACCCCCATCGCTGGGCTG GACAACCTGTCAGTCTTCCTGCGGGGCTGTGAGGAGTTGGGCCTGAGGGGCTCACAGCTGTTTGACCCCGGAGACTTACAAGACACTTCCATACGAGCTAATCTCAGGGACTCAGACTGCAACCGCAAACTCAAAAAT GTGCTGAACACAGTGTTCTGGCTCGGGAAAGCTGCCAGCGGCTGCGCCTCCTACAGCGGTCCTACTCTCAACCTCAAGGAGTTTGAAGGGCTTCTCGCTCAAATGAAGGTG gAGAGTGAAGACGGAGACAGTCCACAGAAACGCAGCGTTAGAGACAGCGGCTACGACTGTTGGGACTCTGAGAGGAGCGAGTCTCTTTCTCCACCACGGCACACCCGAGACAACTCCCTAGACAG tttggacTCCTTTGGATCCCGATCACAGCACAGCCCCTCTCCTGATGTGGTGAATCGGGGCAACAGTGATG GGCGAGGCAGCGACTCAGAGGCTGACGCCCCCAGCAGGAGGCCAGATGTGCGTAAGGATGACATGTTGGCCAGACGGACGGCCAGCAGTGAAGCGAGAAGCTCCATTCCCTTCAACCAGTTTCTTCCCAACCGAGCCAACGCCTGCTCCTACATACCAACGCCGCGACGGAAACAGCATACCGAGGAGGGAGAACAGCGGAG TCACAATCACGCCACTCCAGAGCAGAGCAAACGAACCGGAGCTCACCATAAAACCCCCAAGACTGTCACTTGGGCACCTGAGAACAATGAGGAAaaacaggaagaggagaaggTGACACAAGAAGTGTTGGAGCAGAGGAGGCTGCAGAAGCTGCAGAAGGCAGGGATCAAAGTTCTGCCTGCTTCTGTTCGCTACAGCAG CCCTCCATCAATAGAGGAACAGGAGGTGAGGTCACCATCCCCAAACATCATCCTTCGGTGCGAGAATGACTTTTTGAGTGCACAGAAACCTGCGTGGGACTCTTTCTCTGACGGGGAAGAGGAGGCACAGGTGCGGAAAATTCCTGATGTCCACAAAGATGATCTGGCGACAAGAAGAGCTAATCGTGGCACCGTGGCTCCAAAAGTGCATCAGTTTGTTCCTCCACCTGTGTGTAGCAGCAAAGACAGAGAGCGCTGGGAAGGCATACGGCGAGCCTCACAGCAAACCCTGCAGGAGAAGGAGATCAG TGAGAAGGAAGCAGTCCCTGACATCATTACACGCAGAGACAACCCCTTCCTTAACCCTGCCCCTTACCgaaaggaagaggaggatgaggaggaagaggaagaagagggaaaGGTTAATGTGATGCCTAATAAGCAGAAAGATGACCTGGCTCAAAGGCGAGCTCAAAGTAGGCCCCTCCCCCACAAGGACGGGCCATTGAGCTTTGTGTCAACCTCCATGAGCCAGTCTGACATGCAGAAGTGGGAGAGGCTCAAGATCACTGAACCCAG TGAGGCTAGCCCGGCCCCTGTGTGTCAGGCTTGTCTGGAGAAAAATTATGGAAGCCCTTTCAGCGGATCAGCAAAGGCTGCACGAGGTCACAGCAAAGTTGTGACCTTTGGGGGCGTGACTGAGATCGAGCAGCCAATAGAAACTGCTACCTCAAGTGAAGGGGAGGAGACGGAGTTGCTAAGACGACTCCTTTCCAAGGCAACTGTAGCTATGCCTTCCATTGGCCTGGGCTCCCGGCTTTCAGAGCGGGAAGGCAG CCAGGTAGAAGGAACTGATGCACATCAAAGCCTCTCCTCTGTTGACCTTCAACCCTATGCATGTGAAACCCTTCACACTCCTGCTGAGCTGGATGCACGACTGGCTCAGTATGAACAGAGGAcagaggaggatgatgatgaggaggaagaggagaggatcCCTGATCTACAGAAAGATGACATGATGGCAAGGAGGACTGGAGTTTTCCATAAACAAAGCGCTGCCACAGTGACTTACAACCGTTTCCTGCCCCTGCCCGCCTCCCAGCGCTGCAAACAAGGCGAGGCCGTCACTGATGCTGCTCCACGGAGCAAGAAAGAAGTGCTGGCGGCAAGGAGCAAGATATTGAATGTTAG AGTTGAGCAACAGCAACCCAGAGTGCCCATGGAAACACCTAAACCTCAGCCTGACACAACTGTAATCAGAGCGACGTCTCTCAGGGAGCGTGAATACGACAATGACGATGATGAGTATGATGAAAACGAGCCTGTGCCTGACCTGGAGAAGGATGACATGATGGCTCGAAGGACAAGCTTGACTCAAAAACCAACTACAGCCAGAACAAATCAGTTTCTCCCTGTACCTGGATCAGTGAAGTATAATGTCGCCCCTGTGTCTGCTATGAAGCCATTTCCTCAAAACAAACCTAAACTCACAGAGAAGACGGCTAGAGAAAG CAGCATCGTTACCTTGGCAGCAGAACCTCAGACTCCATCATCCAAAGCCCAGATTCTCCCAAAGCGTGCAGGACTGAGAGAGAAGCAGTTGGAAGAGGAAAGAAAGCAAGAAGGAGCAAACTTTAAAACTTCAGTCACAGAGGATTCTGAGTCCCTCTGTGCTCCCCTGCGCCCTCTTCCACCcagtcctgctgctgctgctccccAGGCTTGTAAAGCAGAGGCAGAGATGGAGCAgaagagagtggaggagagagttGAGGAAAAGATGGAGAAGAAAGAGAGCAATTTAAATGAAGAATGGCGAAAAAAACCTTTCTGgctggatgatgatgatgatctgCCACCCATGAT GATGAGCCGGCGAGTTGCTTTTATGTCTGAGGACACTGA GAGCGTTAGCATGGGGGACATCCTGAACGAGGAAGAAGGGGGACATTTACCACCTCTGAGCCAATCACGATATGAGCGCATGCACGAGCAGTACAACAACTTTGTGGAAGAGGAGGACCACTGGAGAGAT GACTTGGCTCGTTGGAAGAATCGCCGTCGCAGCGCATCACAGGAACTGAtcaagaaagaagaggagaggaagaggttGGAAAAAAGGTTGAAGGATGAAAGGAGTGAGAGCAACAAGAGGAAAAGTATCAAGACCTACAAAGAGATTGTGGAAGAAAA AGAGCGGAGAGAGGCAGAGCTGTGTGAAGCCTACAGGAATGCAGCAACCCCAGAGGAGGCCGCCATGGTTTTAGAACGCTACGCTCTCCGCTTCACAATCAGTGACGCTACACTGGATAGCCTGAAACTGCCCAGATCCACATCAAAACCCAAACAGGACCCAGGGCACAAAACATTACCTGTTACTGAGACAGAAGCATCAGAACCAGCTCTTATGACAGACCAGAGCTACACAAAATCTGACAAGATGAAGCTGGACTTAACTGCTCAACAGGACACATCAGATTCTCTTTCCTCCACCACCCCGACACCTAGCAGCCCCCTCACCCCACTCACAAACTCAGAACTTGTGCCACCTAAATCACTACAGCTCCATGAACCTCAAACGGCAACCACAGAATCTCCAAATACGCATCAGAAACAAGCAGCTGCTGAGGATGCAAAGCTACAGACAATACACACTCCACCACAAAATACACAAGTGCAGCCTGCACATACACTCCCCTCCCCTTCATCTGTATCCCCCAGACCTGTCCCCCTGATCGCAGCTAAACCGTACTGTCAGCCCAGGAGCACACAGGCTGGACACAAACCTGTCAAG TTGGATGGGCTGGTGCGGATGAACGGAGAGGTGACAGAGGATATATCAGCAACCACCCCATCTACCCCCTCAGCACCCACCCCACAGGAGATGGAAGTAGATCCccagaaacagacagagagagagatttcCTCCGAGCAGACTGCGACCGGTCAGGAAGCAGTGGAGCAGACGCCACCTCTACAGACACAGACACCACCAAAGCAGACACAAACTCCACAGACACCACCAAAGCAGCCACCACCTCCACAGAAAACGCCTTCACAGACACAAACTCCACAGACACAAACTCCACAGACACCACCAAAGCAGCCACCACCTCCGCAGACACAACCTCTACAGACAACTCCTCCACAGATACAAACTCCACAGGCTCCACCGAAGGAGCCATCACAGACACAACCTCTACAGACAACTCCTCCACAGAAACAAACTCCACAGGCTCCACCAAAGGAGCCACCACAGACACAACCTATGCAGACCCCACCTCAGGAGACACCGCCTAAGCAGACACCGCCAcctaaagcagaaaaaacaacctCGTCTtcagcctctgccatcagctcTCTGATTGGAGGCCGTAACTGCATCATCACAACAACTATTGTGACGGAGCTCACACAGACTGTAGTGGAGCCTCTTCACCCAGACACTCAAAGCAACGGACAG GTCAACGGTGCAGCAGTATTTTCTGCAAGATCAGAGGAGGAAACAAAGGCTCAGCCAGCAACATCACCAAACAGCATCCAGGACTATTCTCCCACTGTCACAG AGGGACTAGAGGAGAGCAGTGTCTCT GAGCAATACGAGAAAGAACAGGAGAAGTTGAAGAAGGAGTGGGAGAAGGCACAGATCgaggtggaggaagaggagagaaagcaTAATGAAGAG GAGAGAAAGATCCTTGAGGAGACGGTGACCCCCCTCAACCCCACCGGCTTGTTAAACCAGCAGGCAGACCAGACAGGGCCGACTTTACCATctcatgaaaatgaaaagaaagaaagtaaaGCTCCCTACCAGCTTAACGGCCAAAGAATCCCTACAGCAAATGAGGATCAGCATGCTTCAAAGCTGCACTTTTTCCAGG AATCTCCGTGTGATGAGGAACCTTCAAAGAAACAGGAGTTGTGTAAGACGGCTTCTCTGGACCGCAACCCCCAGCTGAACCAGCCACAGATTGTCAAAAG atCTGAATCACAAGACGCtgtaacaaacaaacagcagcccTCGCCTTCAACACGCCAGCCTCCCTCACCCAGCAG GTGTGTTAGTGGGAAGAGACTCTGCTCTGGTTGTTCTCAGCCGCTGGGAAAGGGAGCTGCCATGATCATCGATACGCTGGGGCTGTTTTTCCACATACAGTGTTTCAAG TGTGGAGTGTGTAAAGGGCAGCTGGGTGACGCCACTGCAGGGACAGACGTACGGATTCGAAATGGATTGCTGAGCTGTCACGAGTGCTACATTGCATCTCGGG GTAGAGGTCAGCCCACCACACTATGA